In the genome of Pseudomonas sp. P5_109, one region contains:
- a CDS encoding RsiV family protein: MSLFKIASVAAIALTLGACASLFQPNYRTPLETTRDASEQLKPGCSNPDCPLVNIDTLHFPAEPQLDGIIEKRLLQMTRTSPDAPVAPTLAAYREEFLRTAGPRYSSYLQAKVREQHDGLVIIELSSYLDTGGAHGTPGRGFINYSRQQHKVLTLSDMLVPGQEDAFWKAAQVAHNSWLISTKLDQEAEFVKSWPFQKTQNVALTYGGVILKYETSTIAPYALGHVELKIPYPRLNGIIKPELFPGRN, translated from the coding sequence ATGTCGCTTTTCAAAATCGCCTCCGTGGCCGCTATCGCCCTGACCCTGGGCGCCTGCGCGAGCCTGTTCCAGCCCAACTACCGGACGCCGCTGGAAACCACCCGCGACGCCTCTGAACAGCTCAAGCCCGGTTGCAGCAACCCGGATTGCCCGCTGGTCAATATCGACACGCTGCACTTTCCGGCCGAACCGCAATTGGACGGCATCATCGAAAAACGCCTGCTGCAAATGACCCGCACCTCGCCCGATGCCCCGGTGGCACCGACCCTGGCGGCCTATCGCGAAGAGTTTTTGCGCACCGCCGGCCCGCGTTACAGCAGCTATCTGCAGGCCAAGGTACGTGAGCAGCATGACGGCTTGGTGATCATCGAATTGTCCAGCTACCTGGACACCGGCGGTGCCCATGGCACGCCAGGTCGAGGCTTCATCAACTATTCGCGCCAGCAGCATAAAGTGCTGACGCTGTCGGACATGCTGGTGCCAGGGCAGGAAGACGCGTTCTGGAAAGCCGCGCAGGTGGCGCATAACAGCTGGCTGATCAGCACCAAGCTCGATCAGGAAGCGGAGTTCGTGAAGAGCTGGCCGTTCCAGAAAACCCAGAACGTGGCGCTGACCTACGGCGGGGTGATCCTCAAGTACGAAACCAGCACCATTGCGCCTTACGCGCTGGGCCATGTCGAACTGAAGATCCCCTACCCTCGCCTGAACGGCATCATCAAGCCCGAGCTGTTTCCCGGCCGTAACTGA
- a CDS encoding NUDIX domain-containing protein, which yields MTDFANAIPTAVDIVRREKCYEGFYKLERVHLRHELFAGGMSREINREVFVRHDAVCMLPYDPQRDEVVLIEQFRVGAMGKTDNPWLIELVAGLIDKEEVPEAVAHREAQEEAGLEIGALWPMLKYFPSPGGSNEFVHLYLGRCDSSGVGGLHGLEEEAEDIRVTVWAFEDALQAVRDGRIANAASIIALQWLALNRVEVRGLWS from the coding sequence ATGACGGATTTTGCCAACGCCATTCCGACCGCCGTTGATATCGTGCGGCGCGAAAAATGCTACGAGGGCTTCTACAAGCTCGAACGCGTGCACTTGCGCCACGAATTGTTCGCCGGGGGCATGAGCCGCGAGATCAATCGTGAAGTATTCGTTCGCCATGACGCGGTCTGCATGCTGCCGTACGACCCGCAGCGCGATGAAGTGGTGCTGATCGAGCAGTTTCGCGTCGGTGCCATGGGCAAGACCGACAACCCGTGGCTGATCGAACTGGTCGCTGGTCTGATCGACAAGGAAGAAGTGCCGGAAGCAGTTGCTCACCGCGAGGCGCAAGAGGAAGCTGGGCTGGAAATCGGGGCGCTCTGGCCGATGCTCAAATACTTTCCATCGCCGGGCGGCAGCAACGAATTCGTGCATCTGTATCTGGGGCGTTGCGACAGTTCCGGGGTTGGCGGCCTGCATGGGCTGGAGGAAGAGGCAGAAGATATCCGCGTCACGGTCTGGGCCTTTGAAGATGCCCTTCAAGCCGTACGCGACGGGCGTATTGCCAACGCGGCGAGCATCATTGCCTTGCAATGGCTGGCTTTGAACCGCGTTGAAGTGAGGGGGTTATGGTCGTAA
- a CDS encoding DUF1249 domain-containing protein, with protein sequence MVVNKLRDRYRVDLVGLQASCEANYARLMRLLPDMRSEPAARRIAVTHGDQMLGVLALEVLLTCPYTTTLQVRQEHSLPWLPVPQLEVQVYHDARMAEVVSAEHARRFRGIYPYPNASMHQPDEKAQLNMFLGEWLSHCLALGHEYEVVR encoded by the coding sequence ATGGTCGTAAACAAGCTGCGCGATCGCTATCGGGTGGACCTGGTGGGGCTGCAAGCGTCCTGCGAGGCGAACTACGCGCGCCTGATGCGACTACTGCCGGACATGCGCAGCGAGCCCGCGGCGCGGCGCATCGCCGTGACCCATGGCGACCAGATGCTCGGCGTGTTGGCGCTGGAAGTGCTGCTGACCTGTCCTTACACAACGACCCTGCAAGTGCGTCAGGAACACAGCCTGCCGTGGCTGCCGGTGCCGCAACTGGAAGTGCAGGTCTATCACGACGCGCGCATGGCCGAAGTGGTCAGCGCCGAACATGCGCGACGCTTTCGCGGCATCTATCCTTACCCGAATGCCTCGATGCACCAGCCGGACGAGAAGGCCCAACTGAACATGTTTCTGGGCGAATGGCTGAGCCATTGCCTGGCACTGGGGCATGAGTACGAAGTAGTCCGTTAA
- the cpdA gene encoding 3',5'-cyclic-AMP phosphodiesterase has translation MPSVSTLTTADPALLVQLSDSHLFAEADGALLGMNTRDSLQRVIELVREQQPRIDLILATGDLSQDGTLESYQQFRDMTRQLDAPARWIPGNHDEPQIMAEAAVQSALLEPVVDIGNWRVTLLDSAVPGSVPGYLQDEQLQLLARSLSEAPERHHLVCFHHHPVSIGCAWMEPIGLRNPEAFFEVLDRFPQVRAVLWGHVHQEIDQLRNGVRLIASPSTCIQFEPGSEDFKVGEQAPGYRWLRLLPDGRLETGVERVIGFDFTVDYGSNGY, from the coding sequence TTGCCGAGCGTATCCACATTGACCACCGCCGATCCGGCGTTGCTGGTGCAACTCTCCGACAGTCACCTGTTTGCCGAAGCGGACGGCGCGTTGCTGGGCATGAACACCCGCGACAGCCTGCAACGGGTGATCGAACTGGTGCGCGAGCAGCAGCCACGGATTGACTTGATCCTGGCCACGGGGGATCTGTCCCAGGATGGGACACTGGAGTCCTACCAGCAGTTTCGCGACATGACGCGCCAGCTCGATGCGCCGGCGCGCTGGATCCCCGGCAATCACGACGAACCGCAGATCATGGCCGAGGCGGCGGTGCAGAGCGCCTTGCTCGAACCGGTGGTGGATATCGGCAACTGGCGGGTTACGTTGCTCGATTCCGCCGTACCGGGCTCGGTGCCGGGGTATTTGCAGGACGAACAATTGCAGTTGCTCGCCCGCTCGTTGAGCGAAGCGCCGGAACGCCATCACCTGGTGTGTTTCCACCATCATCCGGTGTCGATTGGCTGCGCCTGGATGGAGCCTATCGGCCTGCGTAATCCCGAGGCGTTTTTTGAAGTGCTGGATCGGTTTCCACAGGTGCGTGCCGTGTTGTGGGGGCATGTGCACCAGGAAATCGATCAATTACGTAACGGCGTGCGTCTGATCGCCTCGCCCTCGACCTGCATTCAGTTCGAGCCGGGCAGCGAGGATTTCAAGGTTGGGGAACAGGCGCCAGGCTATCGCTGGTTGCGACTGCTGCCCGACGGGCGGCTGGAAACCGGGGTGGAGCGGGTTATCGGGTTCGATTTCACTGTGGATTACGGTTCCAACGGCTACTGA
- a CDS encoding YqiA/YcfP family alpha/beta fold hydrolase: MSGSILYIHGFNSSPLSKKACQLVEVMERLGLSEQLRVPALHHHPRQAITQLEQAIAELGRPLLVGSSLGGYYATHLAERHGLKALLINPAVSPHRMFDGYLGTQKNLYTEETWEMTHDHVTALAELEVPAPREPERYQVWLQTADETLDYRLAQQYYRACALRIQAGGDHSFQGFAARMPAMLSFAGIGADLYQAIDFTAL; encoded by the coding sequence ATGTCCGGTTCGATCCTTTATATCCACGGCTTCAACAGCTCGCCGTTGTCGAAGAAGGCCTGTCAGTTGGTCGAAGTGATGGAGCGCCTGGGCCTGAGCGAACAGTTGCGCGTGCCGGCATTGCACCATCACCCGCGCCAGGCGATAACCCAGCTGGAACAGGCGATTGCCGAGCTGGGGCGGCCACTGCTGGTCGGCAGCTCACTCGGCGGCTACTATGCCACTCACCTGGCCGAGCGCCATGGCTTGAAAGCCCTGTTGATCAATCCTGCCGTCAGCCCGCACCGGATGTTCGACGGCTATCTGGGGACGCAGAAAAACCTGTATACCGAAGAGACCTGGGAAATGACCCACGACCACGTGACGGCCCTGGCCGAACTGGAAGTGCCGGCGCCCCGGGAACCGGAGCGTTATCAGGTATGGTTGCAGACAGCTGACGAAACGCTGGACTATCGCCTCGCCCAGCAGTATTACCGGGCATGCGCCTTGCGTATCCAGGCCGGCGGCGACCACAGTTTCCAGGGTTTTGCCGCGCGAATGCCGGCCATGTTGAGTTTTGCCGGCATTGGCGCCGATTTGTACCAGGCCATCGATTTCACCGCATTGTGA
- the parE gene encoding DNA topoisomerase IV subunit B: MATPSASSYNADAIEVLSGLDPVRKRPGMYTDTSRPNHLAQEVIDNSVDEALAGHASSVQVILHADHSLEVSDDGRGMPVDIHPEEGVSGVELILTKLHAGGKFSNKNYQFSGGLHGVGISVVNALSTEVRVRVKRDGNEYQMTFKDGYKATELEIVGTVGKRNTGTSVFFAPDPKYFDSPKFSISRLKHVLKAKAVLCPGLLVSFEDKASGEKVEWHYEDGLRSYLVDAVTEFERLPDEPFCGAFAGNKEAVDWALLWLPEGGDAVQESYVNLIPTAQGGTHVNGLRQGLLDAMREFCEFRSLLPRGVKLAPEDVWERIAFVLSMKMQEPQFSGQTKERLSSREAAAFVSGVVKDAFSLWLNANPETGMLLAELAINNAGRRLKASKKVERKRVTQGPALPGKLADCAGQDPMRSELFLVEGDSAGGSAKQARDKEFQAILPLRGKILNTWEVDGSEVLASQEVHNIAVAIGVDPGAADMSQLRYGKICILADADSDGLHIATLLCALFVQHFRPLVDAGHVYVAMPPLYRIDLGKEIYYALDEAERDGILDRLVAEKKRGKPQVTRFKGLGEMNPPQLRETTMDPNTRRLVQLTLEDFEATSEMMDMLLAKKRAGDRKTWLESKGNLAEVLG, encoded by the coding sequence ATGGCCACTCCCAGCGCTAGCTCTTATAACGCAGACGCCATCGAAGTCCTCTCGGGCCTCGACCCGGTGCGCAAACGCCCCGGCATGTACACCGACACCAGTCGGCCGAACCACCTTGCCCAGGAAGTCATCGACAACAGCGTCGACGAAGCCTTGGCCGGGCACGCCTCATCGGTGCAGGTGATCCTGCACGCCGACCATTCCCTGGAAGTCAGCGATGACGGCCGGGGCATGCCAGTGGACATTCACCCCGAGGAAGGTGTTTCGGGCGTCGAGCTGATCCTCACCAAGCTGCATGCCGGTGGCAAGTTTTCCAACAAGAACTACCAGTTCTCCGGCGGTCTGCACGGGGTGGGTATTTCCGTGGTCAACGCCTTGTCCACCGAAGTCCGGGTGCGTGTAAAACGTGACGGCAACGAATACCAGATGACCTTCAAGGATGGCTACAAGGCCACCGAGCTGGAAATCGTCGGCACTGTCGGCAAACGCAACACCGGCACCAGCGTGTTCTTCGCGCCGGATCCGAAATACTTCGACTCGCCGAAATTCTCCATCAGCCGCCTCAAGCACGTGCTCAAGGCCAAGGCCGTGTTGTGCCCGGGGCTGTTGGTCAGCTTTGAAGACAAGGCCTCCGGCGAGAAAGTCGAATGGCATTACGAAGACGGCCTGCGTTCCTATCTGGTGGACGCGGTCACCGAATTCGAACGCCTGCCGGACGAGCCGTTCTGCGGCGCCTTCGCCGGTAATAAGGAAGCGGTCGATTGGGCGCTGCTGTGGCTACCCGAAGGTGGCGACGCGGTGCAGGAAAGCTACGTCAACCTGATCCCGACAGCCCAGGGCGGTACTCACGTCAACGGATTGCGTCAGGGCCTGCTCGATGCCATGCGCGAATTCTGTGAATTCCGCAGCCTGTTGCCGCGCGGCGTGAAGCTGGCGCCGGAGGACGTCTGGGAACGTATTGCCTTCGTGTTGTCGATGAAGATGCAGGAGCCGCAATTCTCCGGCCAGACCAAGGAGCGCCTGTCGTCCCGTGAAGCGGCGGCATTCGTCTCCGGTGTGGTCAAGGATGCCTTCAGCCTGTGGCTTAACGCCAACCCGGAAACCGGCATGCTGCTGGCGGAACTGGCAATCAACAACGCCGGCCGTCGTTTGAAGGCGAGCAAGAAAGTCGAGCGTAAACGCGTCACCCAAGGCCCGGCGCTGCCGGGCAAACTGGCCGACTGTGCCGGACAGGACCCGATGCGTTCCGAACTGTTCCTGGTGGAAGGTGATTCCGCCGGCGGTTCTGCCAAACAAGCGCGGGACAAAGAGTTCCAGGCAATCCTGCCGTTGCGCGGCAAGATCCTCAACACCTGGGAAGTCGACGGCAGCGAAGTGCTGGCCAGCCAGGAAGTGCACAACATTGCCGTGGCCATTGGTGTCGATCCGGGCGCGGCGGACATGAGCCAGCTGCGCTACGGCAAGATCTGCATCCTCGCCGACGCCGACTCCGACGGCCTGCACATCGCGACCTTGCTGTGCGCCTTGTTCGTCCAGCATTTCCGCCCGTTGGTGGATGCCGGTCACGTCTATGTCGCGATGCCGCCGCTGTACCGCATCGACCTGGGCAAAGAGATCTACTACGCCCTCGATGAAGCCGAGCGCGATGGCATCCTCGATCGCCTGGTGGCCGAGAAGAAACGCGGCAAGCCGCAGGTCACCCGATTCAAGGGGCTGGGCGAGATGAACCCGCCGCAGCTACGCGAGACCACCATGGATCCGAACACTCGGCGTCTGGTGCAATTGACCCTGGAAGATTTCGAGGCGACCTCGGAAATGATGGACATGCTGCTGGCGAAGAAACGCGCCGGTGACCGCAAGACCTGGCTGGAGTCCAAGGGCAACCTGGCCGAGGTGCTGGGCTGA
- a CDS encoding esterase-like activity of phytase family protein, whose translation MRLGFALACGLLLTSITVCAEPAPELRLLSGHVVNGMRGGNLSGLAQCGNELWAVSDRDDDQIYRLDTREPVWQAETVHIDVPPVPDSGLPWGLKSSVWGASFIRGGDLDFEGITCDSAGNRYIVSEGHAAVLQVPPTGPAAWLKISPMLVREARARGLLLQFNALFEGLAINPAGDQMWFAAERQGRGLLLIKRKQTLWDCDGGCVLLSEAGVEMQPGQFPHARAVHRDFSDLSLFNGKLFTLERNAYKICRRDPQTAKVERCWSYAAELLQENRRYPQDYGLEEALIVDADGAWIGVDNNFGARVDGELRPVVWRFAAPDGGWSAKP comes from the coding sequence ATGCGTCTGGGCTTTGCCCTGGCCTGTGGGTTGCTGCTGACGTCGATAACGGTTTGCGCCGAACCGGCACCAGAGTTGCGCCTGTTGTCCGGGCATGTCGTCAACGGCATGCGCGGTGGCAACCTGTCCGGGCTGGCGCAGTGTGGCAATGAACTGTGGGCGGTTTCCGACCGCGACGATGATCAGATCTATCGCCTCGATACCCGCGAGCCAGTCTGGCAGGCCGAAACGGTGCACATTGACGTGCCGCCGGTGCCTGACAGCGGTTTGCCCTGGGGGCTGAAGTCTAGCGTCTGGGGAGCTTCGTTCATACGTGGCGGCGATCTGGATTTCGAAGGCATCACCTGCGACAGCGCTGGCAATCGCTACATCGTCAGCGAAGGCCATGCCGCTGTCTTGCAGGTGCCACCAACGGGGCCTGCCGCGTGGTTGAAAATCTCGCCGATGCTGGTTCGCGAGGCAAGGGCCAGAGGCCTGCTATTGCAATTCAATGCGTTGTTCGAAGGGCTGGCAATCAATCCGGCGGGCGATCAGATGTGGTTCGCCGCCGAGCGTCAGGGCCGTGGGCTGCTGCTGATCAAGCGCAAGCAGACGTTGTGGGACTGCGACGGTGGCTGCGTGCTGCTGAGCGAGGCAGGCGTGGAAATGCAGCCAGGGCAGTTCCCTCACGCCAGAGCTGTTCACCGGGACTTTTCCGATTTATCCCTGTTCAACGGCAAGCTCTTCACCCTTGAACGCAATGCCTACAAGATTTGCCGCCGGGATCCACAGACGGCCAAGGTCGAGCGCTGCTGGTCGTACGCCGCCGAGTTGTTGCAGGAGAACCGTCGTTATCCACAGGATTATGGCCTCGAGGAAGCATTGATCGTGGATGCCGATGGCGCCTGGATCGGTGTCGACAACAATTTTGGCGCGCGCGTCGATGGTGAATTGCGTCCGGTGGTCTGGCGCTTTGCCGCACCGGACGGTGGCTGGAGTGCCAAGCCGTGA